The genomic window CCCGTATCCAGAAGGAAAGGTTTCCTGACCCGGTCGAGTATAATAAGCTGAAAGGCGTGTACAGAATAGATAAGTCCCTGCTTGGCCACACTAAAAAAGACGTAAGGATAATGCATCCCCTTCCGCGCGTAGACGAGATAAACACAGACCTTGACGATTTCCCTCAGGCAGCTTACTTCAGGCAGGCAGGCAACGGGATTCCGGTAAGGCAGGCAGTTATAGCACTTGTTTCGGGGATGATGTAAGATGGCAAAATACCAGGCTAAAAGGGAGATAAAGATACCCGCAATAAAGGACGGCACAGTCATAGACCACATTCCAAGCAGGATCACCTTTAAAATCATGCGCTTGATTGACCCCCAGGAATATAACCACACGATTAATCTTGCCCTTAATCTCAACAGCAAAAAAATGGGAAAGAAAGGCATCATTAAATTGAGCAGCAGGAAGCTCACCCAGGATGAGGTGAATAAGATTTCGATTCTTGCGCCCAACGCGACAGTCAGCATAATCAGGGATTATGCAGTGAAAAAAAAGATTGAGGTCAAAATACCCAGGCTGATAGAAAAGATAGTCAGGTGCTCAAATCCGAATTGCATAACAAATGCTGAGGATGTCAGAACAAGGTTCAGCCTTGTCAGTAAAGAGCCTTTCAGTATAAGGTGCAATTATTGCGAAAGGGCCATGAGCAGGGACGATATTAAGCTAAATTAAGATGATGCTGCACACAAAGCTGGGAAAAATAAAATTAAATTCTCCCCTTGTCTTAGCATCAGGAATTCTTGGCACTTCTGTTGAACTGATGCAGAGGGCTGCAGGCAATGGGGCAGGCGCTGTCACAACCAAGAGCATAGGCCCTGTTGAAAGAGACGGCCACCCTAATCCGACAACAGTTGAGATTGAAAAAGGGTTATATAATGCTGTAGGCCTGCCAACCCCCGGCTACCTCAACATGGACGATGAGTTTAAGCACTGGAAGAATATAACCGTTCCGCTGATAGCCTCAATCTACGGCTCATCGATAGAAGATTATGTTAAGATTGCAAAATATATACAGAAATTCAGGCCTGCGATAATCGAATTAAATATTTCCTGTCCCAACAAGGAAGACGGCATGGCATTCGGCAGCTCAGCAGAATTGACAGCCAGGCTGGTCAAATCAGTAAAAGCTGCAACAAACATCCCGATAATGCCCAAGCTTACTGCAAACTGCAGCAATATAGTCGAGATTGCAGTTGCTTCAGAACAGGCAGGGGCAGACTTTGTCAGCACCATAAACACCATCCTGAAAAAGATTGCTCACCCTGAACTGAAAGCCCCCTTGCTTGCTTATGGCAAAGGTGGGGTTTCCGGCCCGGCAATAAAAAAGATTGCCTTAAAAAAAGTAAAAGAAGTCAGGGCTGCAGTGGATTTGCCTGTTGTAGGAATCGGCGGCATAACCTATGGCAAAGACGCGATAGACATGCTCAAAGCAGGGGCAAGCGCAATTGGCATAGGCTCAGCAGTTTACTATCGCGGAATAGGCGCTTTTGACAAGATAAATAAAGAGATAGAAAAAATAATGAAAAAAAAAGCGTGGAAAAGCATTGGGGAGATAAAATCATAGAA from Candidatus Woesearchaeota archaeon includes these protein-coding regions:
- a CDS encoding dihydroorotate dehydrogenase, translated to MMLHTKLGKIKLNSPLVLASGILGTSVELMQRAAGNGAGAVTTKSIGPVERDGHPNPTTVEIEKGLYNAVGLPTPGYLNMDDEFKHWKNITVPLIASIYGSSIEDYVKIAKYIQKFRPAIIELNISCPNKEDGMAFGSSAELTARLVKSVKAATNIPIMPKLTANCSNIVEIAVASEQAGADFVSTINTILKKIAHPELKAPLLAYGKGGVSGPAIKKIALKKVKEVRAAVDLPVVGIGGITYGKDAIDMLKAGASAIGIGSAVYYRGIGAFDKINKEIEKIMKKKAWKSIGEIKS
- a CDS encoding aspartate carbamoyltransferase regulatory subunit, with the translated sequence MAKYQAKREIKIPAIKDGTVIDHIPSRITFKIMRLIDPQEYNHTINLALNLNSKKMGKKGIIKLSSRKLTQDEVNKISILAPNATVSIIRDYAVKKKIEVKIPRLIEKIVRCSNPNCITNAEDVRTRFSLVSKEPFSIRCNYCERAMSRDDIKLN